One Setaria italica strain Yugu1 chromosome I, Setaria_italica_v2.0, whole genome shotgun sequence DNA window includes the following coding sequences:
- the LOC101784209 gene encoding prefoldin subunit 6, which translates to MASSSTPAAVREMQKDLEVQANALSKIQKDISKNHQVRKQYTIQVGENELVLKELELLNDGANVYKLIGPVLVKQDLAEAKANVKKRIEYISAELKRMDRALKDLEDKQNSKKESIFKLQQRMQAVQAKA; encoded by the exons atggcgtcgtcgtcgaccccgGCGGCCGTCCGTGAGATGCAGAAGGATCTCGAGGTCCAGGCTAACGCACTCAGCAAGATCCAGAAAG ACATCTCGAAGAACCACCAGGTCCGCAAGCAGTACACCATCCAGGTTGGCGAGAACGAGCTCGTCCTCAAG GAGTTGGAGCTACTGAACGATGGGGCGAACGTGTACAAGCTCATCGGACCGGTGCTGGTCAAGCAGGACCTTGCGGAGGCCAAGGCCAACGTCAAGAAGCGCATTGAGTACATCTCGGCAGAGCT GAAGCGGATGGATCGGGCACTGAAGGATTTGGAGGACAAGCAGAACAGCAAGAAGGAATCG ATATTCAAGTTGCAACAGAGGATGCAAGCTGTACAAGCTAAGGCTTAG